Proteins co-encoded in one Rhopalosiphum maidis isolate BTI-1 chromosome 2, ASM367621v3, whole genome shotgun sequence genomic window:
- the LOC113553461 gene encoding syndecan-like encodes MGPKIICLAVVCVFLMHNVLAESNKNISSTLKPSKPLKEELFIDDESDDGDTDKLDPDNMMLGEEGSGMGPPSKGTGAEDMESSGSGYGPDDEDAQVSGKSKGKAGVDSEEDDEDMDDGDDEDDDDNEDFDTENPHKMFTPVSTISTTTTTVKSHDEESIFPEQPKQNINDVNLAPSVPSMPEVPQTTSTSTLPPPPSNAIDEHSSSNGVYISPNSHPERTSSFFAQPGILAAVIGGAVVGLLCAILVVMFIVYRMRKKDEGSYPLEETKRSPATNPYLKSSHREFYA; translated from the exons ATGGGACCGAAAATCATTTGCCTGGCGGTCGTCTGTGTTTTTCTCATGCACAAT gtgcttgcagaatctaataaaaatatttcatctaCTCTTAAACCTTCAAAACCATTGAAGGAGGAATTATTTATCGATGATGAATCTGATGATGGTGATACCGATAAATTAGATCCTGATAATATGATGCTAGGTGAAGAAGGTAGTGGTATGGGTCCACCATCAAAGGGAACAGGGGCCGAAGACATGGAATCTAGTGGGTCTGGCTATGGACCTGATGATGAAGATGCTCAAGTTAGTGGTAAGAGCAAAGGTAAAGCAGGAGTTGATTCTGAAGAAGATGATGAAGATATGGATGATGGTGATGATGAAGACGATGATGATAACGAAGATTTTGATACAGAAAATCCACATAAGATGTTTACTCCTGTATCTACTATATCAACTACAACTACCACAGTTAAGAGCCACGATGAAGAATCTATTTTCCCTGAACAG cctaaacaaaacattaatgATGTCAATTTGGCACCTAGTGTACCTAGTATGCCAGAAGTACCTCAGACTACATCTACGTCTACTCTTCCACCACCTCCTTCCAATGCTATTGATGAACATTCTAGCAGTAATGGAGTCTATATAAGTCCAAACAGCCATCCTGAGCGAACATCTTCATTTTTCGCACAACCTGGCATACTTgcag CTGTTATTGGAGGTGCCGTTGTGGGATTGTTATGTGCGATTCTAGTGGTTATGTTCATTGTATATCGGATGCGTAAAAAGGATGAGGGTTCTTATCCTTTAGAAGAAACCAAACGTTCACCAGCCACAAACCCATACTTAAAATCTTCACATCGTGAATTTTATGCATGA